From Demequina lutea, a single genomic window includes:
- a CDS encoding helix-turn-helix transcriptional regulator: protein MAERTAPHVTRLLGLVTYLERQGEATLATLASQFDVSEAQIKRDIELLWVSGVPGHGPQDLIDFDPWAFDEGLIRLTNSQGVGQVRLSPREAVALIGALSAAVSGGAAPEAAHSALAKLREAVGDGDAVRTLARFTVDPVLAATLRDAIDAAVIVELEYVDANDKKTARVIEPHRLVVIDGATYVECFCRRAQDYRTLRLDRIKAAVPGSDPVVTRPSENGGFSLVPQFQAVVHAHRSARWLLESFPGTVIDDDGELVMARFGVADAPVMAARLLGLGPHLRTIAPAALAEEVARQARAVLAAQA, encoded by the coding sequence GTGGCTGAGCGCACCGCTCCGCACGTGACCAGGCTCCTTGGTCTGGTGACGTATTTGGAGCGCCAAGGCGAGGCAACCTTGGCGACCCTTGCATCGCAATTCGACGTGAGCGAAGCCCAGATCAAGCGCGACATCGAACTCCTATGGGTATCGGGCGTGCCGGGACACGGCCCGCAGGACCTGATCGATTTCGATCCCTGGGCGTTCGATGAGGGTCTCATCAGGCTGACCAACTCTCAAGGCGTCGGCCAAGTGCGCTTGTCGCCGCGCGAGGCGGTGGCGCTCATCGGGGCACTATCCGCCGCAGTATCTGGGGGCGCGGCTCCCGAGGCCGCCCACTCCGCGCTGGCCAAACTTCGTGAAGCGGTGGGGGACGGGGACGCGGTGCGGACTCTGGCGCGATTTACCGTCGATCCCGTGCTCGCGGCGACCCTACGAGATGCGATCGACGCGGCGGTGATCGTGGAACTCGAGTACGTCGACGCCAACGACAAGAAGACGGCGCGGGTCATCGAGCCGCACCGACTGGTCGTGATCGACGGTGCCACCTACGTGGAGTGCTTCTGCAGGCGCGCCCAGGACTATCGAACGCTCCGACTGGACCGGATTAAGGCGGCCGTGCCCGGATCGGATCCTGTCGTGACGCGGCCTAGTGAGAACGGTGGGTTCTCGCTTGTTCCGCAGTTCCAGGCCGTCGTCCATGCGCACAGGTCGGCCCGCTGGCTCCTGGAGTCCTTCCCAGGAACCGTCATCGACGACGACGGAGAGCTCGTCATGGCGCGTTTCGGCGTAGCGGATGCGCCGGTGATGGCGGCGAGGCTGCTCGGGCTCGGGCCGCACTTGCGTACGATCGCTCCCGCCGCTCTCGCCGAAGAGGTGGCACGCCAGGCGCGGGCAGTTCTCGCCGCGCAGGCCTAG
- the tatC gene encoding twin-arginine translocase subunit TatC, translating to MPLREHLAELRNRILLSALGMAVGAVGGWFLFTPTFETLQRPLLAAAAKDNALVAVNFSGIASALDLRLKVALFLGMIISSPWWLYQLWAYIAPGLTGKEKRYTVGFVASAVPLFLAGIAVAWAMFPRAVTLLADFRPNGSEQLLDAELYLTFAMRLLVAFGLAFVFPVVMVALTWVGIVPWRVWLKGWRWAVLLIFVFTAAMTPTPDAITMTVMAIPMCALYFGAIGIGALRAKPRAKGEE from the coding sequence ATGCCCTTGCGAGAGCATCTCGCGGAACTCAGAAATCGTATCCTCCTGTCCGCGCTCGGAATGGCCGTGGGTGCGGTTGGGGGATGGTTTCTCTTCACACCCACGTTCGAGACCCTCCAGCGCCCTCTACTCGCTGCGGCCGCCAAGGACAACGCGCTCGTCGCGGTCAACTTTTCCGGAATCGCGAGCGCTCTCGACCTTCGACTGAAGGTCGCGCTCTTCTTGGGGATGATCATCAGCTCCCCGTGGTGGCTCTACCAGCTCTGGGCGTACATCGCCCCGGGCCTCACCGGCAAGGAGAAGCGCTACACGGTGGGCTTCGTGGCATCGGCCGTGCCACTCTTCCTCGCGGGGATAGCCGTTGCGTGGGCGATGTTCCCGCGCGCGGTCACGCTGCTCGCGGACTTCCGGCCAAACGGAAGCGAGCAGCTCCTTGACGCTGAGTTGTACTTGACCTTCGCGATGCGGCTTCTCGTGGCCTTTGGGCTCGCATTCGTCTTTCCCGTGGTGATGGTTGCGCTCACGTGGGTGGGCATCGTGCCGTGGCGAGTGTGGCTCAAAGGTTGGCGTTGGGCGGTGCTCCTGATCTTTGTCTTCACGGCGGCAATGACCCCTACGCCCGACGCGATCACGATGACGGTGATGGCAATTCCGATGTGCGCCCTGTACTTTGGCGCCATTGGCATCGGCGCCTTGCGCGCCAAACCGCGCGCGAAGGGCGAAGAGTGA
- the tatA gene encoding Sec-independent protein translocase subunit TatA, translating to MKPIHVIVVLVVVLILFGAPKLPEFARSLGKSLRILKEEAKALTSDDDSSKPMVEDEANDK from the coding sequence ATGAAGCCAATTCATGTCATTGTGGTACTTGTTGTTGTGCTGATCCTTTTTGGCGCCCCCAAGCTTCCAGAGTTCGCCCGCAGCCTGGGCAAGTCGTTGCGCATCCTCAAGGAGGAGGCAAAGGCCCTCACGTCGGATGACGACTCCAGCAAGCCCATGGTCGAGGATGAGGCCAACGACAAGTAG
- a CDS encoding diacylglycerol/lipid kinase family protein: MSKVGVITNPTSGSGRGRAWGIAALSLLAARGHQIVDLNMGSWAGSYEAAMKARRSLDALVVVGGDGMVHLGIQVCADRKLPLGIVAAGSGNDGAITLDLPIHDIPAAVQRIEDGLAGEVAHVDLGKISGRRIELPAAPRYFLAVLSAGIDAAIASYARQINFPRGPLKYKVATIREVPRYKPYGVTVTADDQTWTQTCTLVAVANSPVFGGGLIISPESRVTDGMLELVITEPLGKLEIGKLFPKLYDGSILGEPKVRVVRAKKITIGQAESGAKLPPAFADGELVGGDPMTIEVAPKALRVLGARPS, encoded by the coding sequence GTGAGCAAAGTTGGCGTGATTACCAACCCGACATCGGGGTCGGGAAGGGGCAGGGCGTGGGGAATAGCGGCGCTGTCGCTTCTGGCCGCTCGCGGGCACCAGATCGTGGACCTCAATATGGGGTCGTGGGCGGGCTCCTACGAGGCCGCGATGAAGGCGCGCAGATCGCTTGACGCGCTCGTCGTCGTGGGTGGTGACGGCATGGTGCACCTGGGAATCCAGGTGTGCGCCGACCGCAAACTGCCGCTGGGAATCGTTGCGGCGGGCTCGGGGAACGACGGCGCCATCACGCTTGACCTGCCCATCCACGACATCCCCGCGGCCGTCCAGCGCATCGAGGATGGGCTTGCCGGAGAGGTCGCCCACGTCGATCTCGGGAAGATCTCTGGGCGGCGTATCGAGTTGCCGGCCGCGCCCAGGTACTTCCTCGCGGTGCTCTCCGCAGGTATCGACGCAGCGATCGCGTCGTACGCGCGGCAGATCAACTTTCCGCGAGGTCCGCTCAAATACAAGGTCGCGACCATCCGCGAGGTTCCTCGCTACAAGCCCTACGGCGTCACGGTCACGGCGGACGATCAGACATGGACGCAGACCTGCACGCTGGTCGCCGTCGCCAATTCTCCGGTGTTCGGCGGTGGGCTCATCATCTCGCCGGAGTCGCGAGTGACCGACGGGATGCTCGAACTCGTTATCACGGAGCCCCTTGGCAAGCTCGAGATCGGCAAACTGTTCCCCAAGCTCTATGACGGTTCGATTCTGGGCGAGCCGAAGGTCAGGGTCGTGCGCGCCAAGAAGATTACGATCGGGCAGGCCGAGAGCGGCGCGAAGCTGCCACCGGCTTTTGCCGATGGTGAACTAGTGGGCGGCGATCCGATGACAATCGAGGTAGCACCCAAGGCGTTGCGCGTTCTCGGCGCGCGCCCGAGCTAG
- a CDS encoding helix-turn-helix transcriptional regulator translates to MATDPAERLLNLIIALTHARVRMTRAQIRSSVVGYEPTESALGSEEARRKDAAFERMFERDKDELRRMGVPLQTVVDPTHGDEIGYKIDASDAAMPAIDFSPAEAAALALAAEYWQGAMLGADAHQGLTKIASATQSVPRTPLTLGARTSAASDATAIVVDARARRMVVQFEYTSEGSGTVTRTVEPWQVLLRGSAEYLYGLDRDRAEPRTFRLSRIHGTMRAVGPDGAYEIPRPLPGFDWGASQALRNATVGLRPETGHALRQRGTVIGVDGDWDLVEVTYRYADALRDEVLGLGGMAKIIGPEDIAEDVRRYAASALAIAESTPRESTPRESPPGESDRG, encoded by the coding sequence ATGGCCACCGATCCCGCGGAGCGCCTCCTCAACCTCATCATCGCCTTGACGCACGCTCGTGTGCGGATGACGAGGGCTCAGATCCGGAGCTCCGTGGTCGGCTACGAACCGACGGAGTCGGCCCTGGGTTCCGAAGAGGCGAGGCGCAAGGATGCCGCCTTTGAACGCATGTTTGAGCGCGACAAGGACGAATTGCGGCGCATGGGTGTGCCACTGCAGACGGTGGTCGATCCGACTCATGGCGACGAGATCGGCTACAAGATCGACGCCTCCGACGCGGCGATGCCTGCCATCGACTTTTCTCCAGCCGAGGCGGCCGCGCTTGCCCTCGCGGCCGAGTACTGGCAAGGCGCAATGCTCGGTGCGGATGCCCACCAAGGGCTCACGAAGATCGCGTCGGCGACCCAATCGGTTCCGCGCACACCCCTGACACTCGGTGCCAGGACGAGCGCCGCGAGCGATGCCACCGCCATCGTTGTCGATGCACGTGCGCGCCGGATGGTGGTGCAGTTTGAATACACCTCGGAGGGTTCGGGGACGGTTACGCGCACCGTGGAGCCGTGGCAGGTGCTCCTCAGGGGCAGCGCGGAGTACCTCTACGGCCTTGACAGGGACAGGGCAGAGCCGCGCACGTTTCGCCTGAGCAGGATCCACGGCACGATGCGCGCGGTGGGCCCCGATGGCGCGTATGAGATCCCGCGCCCACTACCGGGCTTCGACTGGGGCGCGAGTCAAGCGCTTCGGAACGCCACGGTGGGTTTGAGACCCGAAACCGGTCACGCCTTGCGTCAACGGGGAACGGTCATTGGGGTTGACGGCGACTGGGACCTGGTCGAGGTCACCTACCGCTACGCCGACGCGCTCAGGGATGAGGTCCTCGGCCTGGGAGGAATGGCGAAGATCATCGGCCCCGAGGACATTGCCGAGGATGTGCGACGATACGCCGCAAGCGCCCTCGCCATCGCGGAGTCAACACCACGGGAGTCAACGCCGCGGGAATCACCACCGGGGGAGAGCGACCGTGGCTGA